A single region of the Populus nigra chromosome 2, ddPopNigr1.1, whole genome shotgun sequence genome encodes:
- the LOC133681438 gene encoding 3-ketoacyl-CoA synthase 1-like → MDCVEMDKERLTAEMAFKNSSAVIKIRQRLPDFLQSVRLKYVMLGYGYSCNPAILMFLMVVPLFIATLVQFTGLELDRFYELWRTQSLHDFDVTTRLAGSAILLFLLAVFWTKRSKPVYLVDFACYKREDERKTSFETILEKAKELGTIDDETLRFQRRISTRSGLGEETYISRGLLSQPPNLSMEEARYEAESVMFGALDALFSKTGVEPRDIGILIVNCSLFNPTPSLSSMIVNHYKLRTNIKSYNLGGMGCSAGLISIDLAKDLLKANPDTYAVVVSTENITLNWYFGNDRSMLLCNCIFRMGAAAVLLSNKARERARSKYQLVHTVRIHKGADDKNYRCVYQREDGKGNVGVSLARELMAVAGDALKTNITTLGPLVLPLSEQFKFFVTLVRRKLLKAKVKPYIPDFKLAFEHFCIHAGGRAVLDEMQKNLQLSDWHMEPSRMTLHRFGNTSSSSLWYELAYAEAKGRVSGGDRVWQIAFGSGFKCNSAVWKALRKIPAGESKGNPWIDSIDRYPVKVPVA, encoded by the coding sequence ATGGATTGTGTAGAGATGGATAAGGAGAGACTCACAGCGGAGATGGCCTTTAAGAACTCCTCCGCCGTTATCAAAATCCGTCAACGTTTGCCGGACTTTCTACAGTCCGTTAGGCTCAAATACGTCATGTTAGGTTATGGCTACTCTTGTAACCCTGCTATTCTCATGTTTCTCATGGTTGTACCTTTATTCATAGCCACACTTGTTCAATTCACTGGTCTAGAACTAGACCGGTTTTATGAATTGTGGAGGACCCAATCCCTTCATGACTTCGATGTGACCACAAGACTTGCCGGTTCAGCCATTTTGCTCTTTCTTCTTGCAGTCTTTTGGACTAAACGGTCCAAGCCAGTGTATCTAGTCGACTTTGCATGTTACAAACGGGAAGACGAGCGTAAAACGTCGTtcgagacaattttagaaaaggCAAAAGAACTCGGGACAATTGACGACGAGACTCTTCGATTTCAGAGAAGGATATCAACCCGGTCCGGTCTTGGCGAAGAAACATATATCTCAAGAGGATTATTGTCTCAGCCACCTAATTTGTCTATGGAAGAAGCCCGGTACGAGGCCGAATCGGTCATGTTTGGTGCACTAGATGCTCTTTTTAGCAAAACCGGAGTTGAGCCAAGAGATATTGGTATCCTTATCGTGAATTGCAGCTTGTTTAATCCCACACCGTCTCTGTCTTCAATGATAGTGAATCACTACAAGCTTAGAACGAATATCAAGAGTTACAATCTTGGTGGCATGGGTTGCAGTGCAGGGCTTATCTCTATTGACCTCGCTAAAGATCTACTCAAAGCAAACCCCGATACGTATGCTGTCGTGGTAAGCACTGAAAATATTACTCTTAACTGGTATTTTGGTAACgataggtcaatgttattatgCAACTGCATATTTCGCATGGGGGCTGCTGCTGTTCTTCTCTCGAACAAGGCACGGGAGCGTGCCCGGTCCAAGTATCAGCTGGTCCACACGGTTCGAATCCACAAAGGAGCAGATGATAAAAACTACCGATGTGTCTATCAAAGAGAGGATGGTAAAGGAAATGTCGGGGTGTCATTAGCTCGTGAATTAATGGCGGTAGCTGGCGATGCATTGAAAACGAATATCACTACACTGGGTCCTTTAGTACTGCCTTTAAGCGAACAATTCAAGTTTTTTGTCACACTTGTTAGAAGAAAGCTGTTGAAAGCTAAAGTTAAGCCTTACATACCTGATTTCAAGCTCGCCTTTGAACATTTCTGCATCCATGCTGGGGGTAGAGCTGTTTTGGACGAGATGCAAAAGAATTTGCAACTCAGTGATTGGCACATGGAACCATCGAGAATGACTTTGCACAGGTTTGGCAATACATCGAGTAGTTCCTTGTGGTATGAACTGGCTTACGCGGAGGCAAAGGGTCGGGTCTCGGGGGGAGACCGGGTATGGCAGATTGCATTCGGGTCGGGTTTCAAGTGCAACAGTGCGGTTTGGAAAGCACTGAGGAAGATTCCAGCTGGTGAGTCAAAGGGTAACCCGTGGATTGACTCAATTGACAGGTACCCGGTCAAGGTCCCTGTTGCCTAA